A genomic region of Elaeis guineensis isolate ETL-2024a chromosome 9, EG11, whole genome shotgun sequence contains the following coding sequences:
- the LOC105051818 gene encoding protein CELLULOSE SYNTHASE INTERACTIVE 3 — protein MLKSRSPEPQAPASPTSSTSSSESRESNGGEAMDDSDSTMDTVARFLEQLHANMSSPSEKELITARLLAIARSRKEARNLIGTHSQAMPLFISILRSGTPTAKVNVAATLSALCKEEDLRVKVLLGGCIPPLLSLLKSKSSKSKKAAAEAIFEVSSGGLSDDHIGMKIFVTEGVVPTLWDLLNPKIKQDRVVEGFVTGALRNLCGDKDGYWRATLEAGGVEIITGLLSSDNTTARSNAASLLARLISAFVDSIPKVIDAGAVKVLLHLLSRDNDISVRASAADALEALSSKSTMAKKAVVDAGGLPFLIGAVVAPSKECMQGGSGHALQGHAVHALANICGGMSSLILYLGELSQAPRLAAPVADIIGALAYSLMVFEGNEEKMFDPAQVEDILIKILKPRDSKLVQDRILEALASLYGNACFSNLLNHSDAKKVLIGLITMASADAQEHLILSLTSLCCNGIGLWEALGKREGIQLLISLLGLSSEQHQEYAVALLGILTDQVEDSKWAITAAGGIPPLVQLLETGSQKAREHAAHVLWNLCCHSDDIRACVESAGAVPALLWLLKSGGPKGQEASSKALRKLICYADSATINQLLALLLSDSLSSKSHAITVLGHVLTMASHKDLVQKGAPANKGLKSLVQVLNSSNEETQECAASVLADLFSTRQDICDSLATDEIVHPCMKLLTSKTQVVATQSARALGALSRPTKAKTTNRMSYIAEGDVKPLIKMAKTSATDAAETAIAALANLLSDPQIAGEALEEDVISALTRVLGEGTLEGKKNASRALCQLLNHFPVGDVLTENSQYRFLICALADSLAAMDMEGINSSDSLDALALLARTKENVNFTNPPWAALAEVPASLEPLVQCLAIGLPPVQDKEIEILSRLCRDQPVVLADLLVGRPGCIASLADRVMKSSSIEVKIGGAALLICAMKEHRQQSIDALEESRLLDNLIDVLVDMLKHHSNFSSLEIEIRTSRSYMDRNVFHQDGDEYEVPDPATILGGTVALWLLAIISSSHAKSKLTVMEAGGIEVLSDKLASYTANPQAEYVDTEGIWTSALLLAILFQDEMVVQSSATMRIIPSLALLLKSDEVADKYFAAQAMASLVCTGSKGIQLAIANSGAVGGAITLIGHIESDMPNLVALSKEFDLENNPGQVVLKHLFEIEDVRNGAAARKSIPLLVDLLRPMPDRPGAPPIAVRLLTQIAEGNEANKLVMAEAGALEALTKYLSLSPQDSTETTITDLLGILYSNSDLLHHEASLSTLNQLIAVLCLGSRNARFSAARTLQELFDAENIRDTEMARQAIQPLVDMLDAGSEREQHAALVALIKLTAGNVSKASALTDVDSNPLDSLHRILSASSSLELKKNAADLCYVLFGNSSVRAVPIVSECIQPLISLMMSDSIVVVESGVRALERLLDDEHHADIAATNEVVDLLVRYISRMNYQLSEASISALIKLGKDRPQCKLDMVKAGIIDSSLEMILDAPSSVSSSIAELLRILTNNSGIAKSSAAARMVEPLFLVLQRPDFTMWGQHSALQALVNILEKPQSLTTLKLTPSQVIEPLISFLESPSQAIQQLGTELLSHLLEQEHFQQDITTKNAVVPLVQLAGIGILSLQQTAIKALESISVSWPKAVADAGGISELSKVIVQDDPQPSHALWESAALVLSNVLQSNSEYYFKVSLLVLVRLLNSTMKSTITVALSALIVQERNNASSSVLMAEAGAIDALLELLRSHQCEEAAGRLLEALFNNMRVREMKVSKYAIAPLSQYLLDPQTRSQTAKFMATLALGDLFQHDILARASDSVSACRALISLLEDQPTEEMKMVAICALQSLVMHSRTNRRAVAEAGGILVVQELLLSSNTEVAAQSALLIKYLFSNHTLQEYVSNELIRSLTGKSLFIIIQ, from the exons ATGCTGAAGTCTCGCTCACCAGAGCCTCAAGCACCTGCTTCTCCTACATCTTCTACATCATCATCTGAATCTCG AGAATCTAATGGAGGAGAAGCAATGGATGACTCTGATAGCACCATGGACACAGTGGCTCGGTTCTTGGAGCAGCTTCATGCAAACATGTCTTCTCCATCTGAGAAAGAGCTGATAACTGCACGGCTGCTTGCAATTGCCAGATCACGAAAAGAGGCGAGGAATTTGATTGGTACCCATTCCCAGGCTATGCCACTTTTCATCTCCATTCTTAGAAGTGGAACACCGACTGCAAAAGTGAATGTGGCTGCAACCCTCAGTGCTCTCTGCAAGGAAGAAGATCTACGAGTTAAGGTCCTTCTGGGAGGTTGCATACCACCATTACTCTCTCTTCTGAAGTCCAAATCTTCCAAGTCAAAGAAGGCTGCAGCTGAAGCCATTTTCGAAGTTTCCTCTGGTGGGCTCTCCGATGATCACATTGGGATGAAAATATTTGTTACTGAGGGTGTAGTGCCAACCCTTTGGGACCTGCTCAACCCTAAGATTAAGCAAGACAGGGTGGTTGAGGGTTTTGTGACTGGGGCCCTGAGGAATCTTTGTGGTGACAAGGATGGGTATTGGAGGGCCACACTTGAGGCTGGAGGGGTGGAGATTATCACTGGCCTTCTTTCTTCAGACAACACCACTGCCCGGTCAAATGCCGCTTCCCTTTTGGCCCGGTTGATCTCAGCCTTTGTTGATAGCATTCCTAAAGTCATAGATGCTGGAGCTGTTAAAGTGCTACTCCACCTTCTAAGTCGGGATAACGATATTTCTGTCCGAGCTAGTGCTGCTGATGCTTTAGAGGCCCTTTCATCGAAGTCCACCATGGCTAAGAAAGCTGTGGTGGATGCTGGTGGCCTCCCATTTCTCATTGGTGCGGTGGTAGCTCCTTCCAAGGAGTGCATGCAAGGAGGGTCTGGTCATGCTCTACAGGGACATGCAGTTCATGCTTTGGCAAATATTTGTGGTGGCATGTCTTCTCTGATACTTTACCTTGGAGAACTCTCCCAAGCTCCCCGCTTGGCTGCTCCAGTCGCTGATATAATTGGAGCACTTGCATattccctgatggtttttgaggGCAATGAAGAAAAGATGTTTGACCCAGCTCAGGTCGAAGATATCTTAATAAAAATACTAAAGCCTCGTGACAGTAAATTGGTCCAGGATCGCATTCTTGAGGCTCTCGCCAGCCTCTATGGCAATGCTTGTTTCTCCAATTTGCTTAATCATTCCGATGCAAAGAAGGTTCTCATTGGGTTGATAACTATGGCTTCTGCAGATGCTCAGGAACATCTTATCCTTTCCTTAACGAGTTTATGCTGTAATGGTATCGGACTATGGGAAGCTCTTGGCAAGAGAGAGGGCATTCAATTGCTGATATCATTGCTTGGGCTTTCTAGCGAGCAGCATCAGGAGTATGCAGTTGCTTTGCTGGGAATTTTGACAGACCAAGTAGAAGACAGCAAGTGGGCTATTACAGCTGCTGGGGGCATCCCTCCATTGGTGCAGCTATTGGAAACGGGGTCACAAAAAGCAAGGGAACATGCAGCTCATGTGCTATGGAACTTGTGCTGTCACAGCGATGACATTCGTGCATGTGTTGAGAGTGCTGGGGCTGTCCCAGCTCTATTATGGCTTCTGAAGAGTGGTGGCCCAAAAGGGCAAGAAGCTTCATCTAAGGCACTCAGGAAGCTAATATGTTATGCCGATTCTGCTACCATCAATCAGTTGTTAGCCTTGCTCCTAAGTGACTCTCTCAGTTCTAAGTCCCATGCTATTACAGTCCTGGGTCATGTGCTAACCATGGCTTCCCATAAAGACTTGGTGCAGAAGGGTGCTCCAGCCAATAAAGGACTTAAGTCCCTTGTCCAAGTTCTCAACTCATCaaatgaagaaactcaagaatGTGCTGCTTCTGTTCTAGCCGATTTATTTAGTACCCGGCAAGATATATGTGACAGTCTTGCTACTGACGAGATTGTCCATCCATGCATGAAGCTCTTGACCAGCAAAACTCAAGTTGTTGCAACACAGTCAGCTCGGGCTTTGGGTGCATTATCCCGTCCAACCAAGGCTAAAACTACAAATAGGATGTCTTACATAGCAGAGGGCGATGTTAAGCCTCTTATTAAGATGGCAAAAACATCAGCCACTGATGCTGCTGAAACTGCAATAGCTGCTTTGGCAAATCTTCTCTCAGACCCACAGATTGCTGGGGAAGCTCTAGAAGAAGATGTGATCTCAGCATTGACAAGAGTGCTAGGAGAAGGTACATTGGAAGGCAAGAAAAATGCTTCACGTGCTCTTTGTCAGCTACTGAACCACTTCCCAGTTGGTGATGTGCTTACTGAAAATTCTCAGTATCGTTTCTTAATTTGTGCACTTGCTGATTCCTTAGCAGCTATGGATATGGAAGGCATTAATTCCTCAGATTCACTGGATGCACTAGCTTTGCTGGCTAGGACAAAGGAGAATGTGAACTTCACCAATCCCCCTTGGGCTGCCCTTGCTGAAGTTCCAGCAAGTTTGGAGCCTTTGGTTCAATGTCTGGCTATTGGGCTTCCTCCCGTGCAAGATAAGGAAATTGAAATCCTCTCAAGACTCTGCAGGGACCAACCTGTTGTGCTTGCTGATCTTTTAGTAGGAAGGCCAGGGTGCATAGCTTCCCTTGCTGATAGAGTTATGAAGTCTTCTAGTATAGAAGTGAAAATTGGTGGTGCAGCACTTCTGATATGTGCTATGAAGGAGCACAGGCAACAGTCAATAGATGCACTTGAAGAATCCAGACTTTTAGATAACCTCATCGATGTGCTAGTCGATATGCTGAAACATCATTCCAATTTCAGCTCCCTAGAAATTGAAATCCGAACAAGTAGAAGTTATATGGACAGAAATGTATTTCATCAGGACGGGGATGAATATGAGGTTCCTGATCCAGCAACTATATTGGGAGGAACAGTTGCCTTGTGGTTGCTTGCAATTATTTCTTCTTCCCATGCTAAGAGCAAACTTACTGTCATGGAGGCTGGTGGTATTGAGGTTCTCTCAGATAAGCTTGCAAGTTACACTGCTAATCCACAG GCAGAGTATGTAGATACAGAGGGCATATGGACCAGTGCCCTTCTCTTGGCTATTTTGTTCCAAGATGAAATGGTGGTTCAATCTTCAGCCACCATGCGGATAATACCATCTCTTGCTTTGTTGCTGAAGTCTGATGAAGTTGCTGATAAATACTTTGCTGCTCAAGCCATGGCTAGTCTTGTTTGTACTGGAAGTAAAGGGATACAGCTTGCTATTGCAAATTCTGGTGCTGTTGGGGGTGCAATAACTTTGATTGGACACATAGAATCCGATATGCCAAACCTTGTTGCTTTGTCTAAAGAATTTGATTTGGAAAATAACCCTGGTCAAGTTGTTTTGAAGCATCTCTTCGAGATAGAAGATGTGAGAAATGGTGCAGCTGCTCGCAAGTCCATACCCTTATTAGTTGACCTTCTCAGACCAATGCCAGATAGACCAGGCGCACCTCCAATCGCTGTTCGCCTTCTGACTCAAATAGCAGAAGGAAATGAGGCAAACAAACTGGTGATGGCTGAAGCTGGGGCTCTGGAAGCTTTAACTAAATATCTCTCTTTGAGTCCTCAAGACTCAACTGAAACCACTATAACTGATCTTTTGGGAATCTTGTACAGCAATTCTGACCTGCTTCACCATGAAGCTTCATTAAGCACTTTGAATCAGCTCATAGCTGTTCTATGTTTGGGCTCAAGAAATGCTAGATTTAGTGCTGCAAGAACCTTGCAGGAACTTTTTGATGCAGAAAATATCAGAGATACTGAAATGGCCAGGCAAGCTATTCAACCACTAGTTGACATGCTTGATGCAGGATCTGAGAGGGAGCAACATGCTGCACTTGTTGCATTGATCAAACTAACTGCTGGAAATGTTTCCAAGGCATCAGCATTGACTGATGTTGATAGTAATCCACTTGATAGTCTTCACAGAATTTTGTCAGCCAGCTCATCCTTGGAACTCAAGAAAAATGCCGCTGATCTCTGCTATGTTTTATTTGGGAACTCAAGTGTACGTGCAGTGCCAATTGTGTCAGAATGTATCCAGCCCTTAATATCACTAATGATGTCAGACTCAATTGTGGTGGTTGAATCTGGTGTCCGAGCTCTCGAGAGATTACTGGATGATGAACACCATGCAGATATTGCAGCAACAAATGAAGTTGTGGATCTTCTTGTTAGATATATTTCTAGGATGAATTATCAACTTTCAGAGGCCAGTATAAGTGCTCTTATAAAATTGGGAAAAGACCGGCCTCAGTGCAAGCTGGACATGGTTAAAGCTGGAATTATTGACAGTTCACTTGAGATGATCCTCGATGCACCTAGTTCTGTTAGTTCTTCAATTGCAGAGTTGCTTCGCATTCTAACGAATAACAGCGGTATTGCTAAAAGCTCAGCTGCTGCAAGAATGGTAGAACCTCTTTTTTTGGTTTTACAACGTCCAGATTTTACCATGTGGGGGCAACACAGTGCCTTGCAAGCACTTGTAAATATTCTGGAGAAGCCACAAAGCCTCACAACTTTGAAATTAACTCCAAGTCAAGTAATCGAGCCTTTGATATCATTTTTGGAGTCCCCATCCCAAGCCATCCAGCAGCTTGGCACTGAATTGCTGTCTCATCTTCTGGAACAGGAACATTTCCAGCAGGATATTACTACGAAAAATGCTGTGGTTCCTCTTGTCCAGCTTGCTGGAATTGGAATTTTGAGCTTACAGCAGACTGCGATTAAAGCACTAGAGAGTATTTCTGTTAGCTGGCCCAAAGCTGTAGCAGATGCTGGGGGCATCTCTGAGCTTTCTAAAGTCATTGTCCAGGATGATCCCCAACCAAGTCATGCATTATGGGAGTCAGCAGCACTAGTTCTATCAAACGTCCTCCAATCTAATTCTGAATACTACTTCAAAGTTTCATTATTAGTGCTGGTGAGGTTGTTGAACTCAACGATGAAGAGTACCATCACAGTAGCCCTCAGTGCCCTCATTGTTCAGGAGAGAAATAATGCTTCAAGTTCTGTATTGATGGCTGAGGCTGGTGCCATAGATGCACTGCTAGAGCTACTAAGATCTCATCAATGTGAAGAAGCAGCTGGTAGACTGCTAGAAGCATTATTTAACAATATGAGAGTGCGAGAAATGAAAGTTTCCAAATATGCAATAGCTCCTCTTTCCCAGTATTTGTTAGATCCACAAACTAGATCACAGACTGCAAAGTTTATGGCAACTCTCGCATTGGGTGATCTTTTCCAGCATGATATACTTGCTAGAGCGAGTGATTCGGTATCTGCATGCCGTGCACTAATTAGCCTGCTGGAAGACCAGCCAACAGAAGAGATGAAAATGGTAGCAATTTGTGCTTTGCAAAGCTTAGTTATGCATAGCAGGACAAATAGGCGTGCAGTAGCAGAGGCTGGGGGAATATTGGTAGTACAGGAACTGCTGCTGTCATCAAACACTGAAGTTGCTGCACAGTCTGCATTGTTGATCAAATATTTATTCTCAAATCATACACTCCAAGAATACGTTTCCAACGAGCTTATTAGATCTCTGACTGGTAAgtctttatttataataattcagTGA
- the LOC140851758 gene encoding LOW QUALITY PROTEIN: ras-related protein RABA3-like (The sequence of the model RefSeq protein was modified relative to this genomic sequence to represent the inferred CDS: inserted 1 base in 1 codon) yields MQAEEKRVEEEMMGREEEDWEAERAAEIDYVFKIVVVGDSAVGKTQLLGRFTKDEFCFDSKSTIGVEFQTRTITLNHKRIKAQIWDTAGQERYRAVTSAYYRGAXGAMLVYDITNRQTFDHVARWVEELRAHADNSIVVMLIGNKADLAGRRAVSTEDAVEFAEEQGLFFSEASALSGENVESAFLSILEEIYGVVSRKALELDEARRNGGNDVLMLKGNKVSVLSEASMMETSAMKKGTQCACL; encoded by the exons ATGCAAGCAGAGGAGAAGAGAGTAGAAGAAGAGATGATGGGGAGGGAGGAGGAGGATTGGGAAGCCGAAAGAGCAGCGGAGATAGACTATGTGTTCAAGATAGTGGTGGTGGGGGACTCGGCCGTGGGGAAGACACAGCTGCTGGGGAGGTTCACCAAGGATGAGTTCTGCTTCGACTCCAAGTCCACCATTGGTGTCGAGTTCCAAACTCGCACCATAACGCTCAACCACAAGCGCATCAAGGCCCAAATTTGGGATACTGCCGGCCAAGAGAG GTACAGAGCAGTCACTAGTGCTTACTACAGAGGAG TTGGTGCAATGTTAGTTTATGACATCACCAACAGGCAGACATTTGATCATGTTGCGAGGTGGGTTGAGGAACTACGAGCCCATGCTGACAATTCCATTGTTGTCATGCTAATAGGAAACAAAGCCGACCTCGCTGGTCGAAGGGCTGTCTCTACTGAAGATGCCGTGGAATTTGCTGAGGAACAAGGACTCTTCTTTTCAGAGGCATCCGCACTTAGTGGGGAAAATGTGGAGAGTGCTTTCCTAAGTATCTTAGAAGAAATCTATGGAGTGGTCTCAAGGAAGGCCTTGGAGTTGGATGAAGCAAGAAGGAATGGAGGGAATGATGTCTTGATGCTAAAAGGAAACAAAGTGTCAGTTCTTTCTGAGGCTTCCATGATGGAAACTAGTGCTATGAAAAAAGGAACACAGTGTGCCTGTTTGTGA